Proteins from one Chroococcidiopsis sp. CCMEE 29 genomic window:
- the glmU gene encoding bifunctional UDP-N-acetylglucosamine diphosphorylase/glucosamine-1-phosphate N-acetyltransferase GlmU: MVAVAILAAGRGTRMKSSLPKVLHSLGGRSLVERVLESCLEISPTRRLVIIGYQADQVKTAMHSTSDLEFVEQHEQLGTGHAIQQLLPYLEGFTGDLLVLNGDVPLLRPQTLKHLLQTHQEHQNAATLLTAQLPNPQGYGRVFCNGQNIIKQIVEDRDCTAAQKQNRRINAGVYCFRWSDLAQVLPKLQANNDQQEYYLTDVVNLLEPVMAVDVEDYQEILGINDREQLATAYEILQKRVKSEWMAAGVTLIDPASITIDDTVQLQPDVIIEPQTHLRGNTEIQSGCRIGPGSLIENSQLGENVTVMYSVVMNSIVHAGAQIGPYSHLRGHVEVGSNCRVGNFVELKKTILGDRTNVAHLSYLGDATVGNRVNIGAGTITANYDGVNKHPTQIGDRTKTGVNSVLVAPIKLGADVTIAAGSAVTEDVPDDCLVIARARQVVKPGWRLKTRDEE; the protein is encoded by the coding sequence ATGGTAGCGGTAGCAATTCTAGCGGCTGGACGCGGAACACGGATGAAATCATCTCTGCCCAAGGTTTTACATTCGTTAGGAGGCCGATCGCTAGTCGAACGAGTGCTCGAAAGTTGTCTGGAGATTTCGCCAACGCGGCGTTTGGTAATTATTGGATATCAGGCTGACCAAGTGAAGACCGCTATGCACTCAACATCCGACTTAGAGTTTGTTGAACAGCATGAGCAACTGGGAACTGGTCATGCCATTCAGCAATTGCTCCCTTATTTGGAAGGCTTTACAGGGGATCTGCTGGTGTTAAACGGAGATGTACCTCTGTTACGACCTCAAACCCTCAAACACTTGTTACAGACGCACCAAGAGCATCAAAACGCTGCTACGCTCCTTACTGCCCAGCTGCCCAATCCGCAAGGTTACGGTCGCGTATTTTGTAACGGTCAAAATATTATTAAACAAATTGTCGAAGACCGGGATTGCACTGCTGCTCAGAAACAAAACCGCCGCATTAATGCTGGAGTTTATTGCTTCCGTTGGTCAGATTTAGCTCAGGTACTGCCAAAATTACAGGCAAATAATGACCAGCAGGAATACTACCTGACAGATGTGGTGAATCTGCTGGAACCAGTGATGGCTGTTGATGTCGAGGATTATCAGGAGATACTGGGAATCAACGACCGAGAACAGCTGGCGACGGCATACGAGATTTTGCAAAAGCGGGTGAAGTCAGAGTGGATGGCTGCGGGTGTGACACTGATTGACCCTGCTAGCATCACAATTGATGACACAGTGCAATTGCAGCCAGATGTAATTATTGAACCGCAAACACATCTGCGGGGAAATACGGAGATTCAGTCAGGATGTCGGATTGGACCAGGAAGTCTGATTGAAAATAGCCAGCTCGGTGAGAACGTAACGGTAATGTATTCAGTAGTGATGAACAGTATTGTCCATGCGGGGGCACAGATTGGTCCTTATTCCCATTTACGTGGTCACGTTGAGGTAGGCTCTAACTGCCGCGTAGGAAATTTTGTGGAATTGAAAAAGACTATACTAGGCGATCGCACTAATGTAGCCCATTTATCTTATTTAGGAGATGCAACAGTGGGTAACCGCGTCAACATTGGTGCTGGTACGATTACCGCTAACTACGACGGTGTGAACAAACATCCTACCCAGATTGGCGATCGCACTAAAACGGGTGTAAATAGTGTTTTGGTCGCACCTATAAAGCTGGGAGCCGATGTCACCATAGCAGCTGGATCTGCAGTTACAGAAGATGTACCAGATGATTGCCTAGTGATTGCCCGTGCGCGTCAGGTGGTTAAACCAGGTTGGCGGTTGAAAACGAGGGACGAGGAGTGA